The DNA region TTCCTCTACCCTATACTGAAACCAGAAGATTACGAGAATGTTGCTATATATAAGACAGGGGCATTATTCCGGCTGGCAGTGATCCTTGGAGCTATTTCGTCAGGTGAAGATGAATACATTGACATACTCAACAAGTATGGAGATAGCCTAGGCCTGGCATATCAAATAGCAGATGACATGGTTGACCTGGCTAATGTTTTACCCGACAGCACTAAATGGGGCGATCTCCAATCTGGCGTCAGACTATTCGTTAAATACTTAGATCCCAATAGAAATTGGAAGGAAAGTGAAGTACCAGATTATAGGTATTATATTGAAAGGGGAATTGAGAAGCTTAAAGTTGTAATTGAGGAGGCTGGAAAGCTTCTTTGGAGCTTGCCTGACAATAAATACACTAGAGCGTTAGCCTTGATTCCATACTTCATGTCAGAAAAAATGCTTGAAGAGGCTAATCTGTCACTAGGGTATGGTTTTTAGCTTAAAACAACGTTCTCTATAGTTTGGAATACTATTTCCTTGATAGTTTCGACATTGTTCCTTATGAATAAGTGCTCGCATTCATCATCGGAATACGCGTGTACATATACTATTGGCTCACTAGCAGAGTAGTGGATACCTCTAACATGACTTGAAACACCGGATAACTCTAGGATGCGTGCCCCCTTCACTTTCAAATCTCGTTTCAATGCTCTTTTTTCAATGCTCATCGACGAAACTATAAATCTAGCCTTAGATTTCTTGTTTCCACAATTCTCTTCTAACCGATGCAGATAATGATTTGAGTATTCCCTTAGAAACTTGTTCTCTAACTGAGAAACCTTATCATCGTCCTCTAAGGACATTGATAATTGGCGTATAACTTCCTGTGGACGCCTGCTAGTATAGAGAGTTATATCGCCAAATCTCTTGATTATCGAGATTGGCAACAGATCTCTTCGTTCCATAATGCTTGAAGCCCATCTTCTTTCTTGGCTATCACCAAGCACTCTGAGTACCTTAGTAGCTTGCATGAACTCGTGCTCATCTAAGGAGATAAGCGATTTACCTATAAGGTCTGCAACGTTGCTAGGATTCATGAACTCATAGAAGTCCAGATCATCTATTTGAGGATATATCTGTTGCCTAATTTCATGCCAGTTGTTTATTATACCCTCTAAAATCTTCGTTAGCGCTATGTAAAAAGAGGTGTTCTTATGATGCAGATATAGCCATTTGTACATTTTTATCCTCGAATCAAACATGTCTTCAAGAGCTGATAGCCCTCGAATATCATACATGACATGTGGTTTGTTCTCTGCCATATCTACCGTCAACGCATATATCAGCCTGTCTATATCTACCCTACCATACACTACTCCTGTATGAAGCGAGTCTCTTAACACATAATCAAGCCTGTCCGCATCTATTGTCCCAGATATCAGCTGGTTCACCACATAATACGAGCCTTCCTTAAGACCTAGCCTGTCGAGTACTTCCTTCCTGGGCTTGTGGTTTTTCGTATCCTTGAACAAGGCGTCTTCGACCGCTTGTAATAGTTGTTGTAACTTTACTCTCCGTTTTACGAGGTTTTCGCTGATGAATCGGATAAACTTCATTGTATAATACTCGTGTACTTTTCCATCGAATTCCTTAAACCACTGGAAAGACAATGCTCCGCTAACTTCAACGTTAGCTAGTGCTATTTCCATTTGATGGCTAAATGGTAAATGACCTATGTCGTGGAGCAGTCCTGTTAACCTTGAAAGCTGGACGAAGTTCCTCAGTTCTCGCTTGCTACAAGTCTTAGTTATAGTGGAACATAAATCTTCATCTTCTTGTATAATTGAAACTATTTTCTCGGCAAACCGGCTCATTAGATGCATTACACCTATACTATGTTCAAATCTAGTGTGTCGAGCTCCGGGATAAACCAGAAATGTGAGTCCAAGTTGTGTTATATTGTGAAGCCTTCTCATAAATGGTGTTTGTAATAGAGTGTACTCAGCCTCATTGATCGGTACGAAGCCGTGAACTGGATCAAGTATGACAGCCCTATATTTGTAGGCCCCTATAAGACCCCCTTGCTTCAATATCTACCCCCGAGATATTGGAGAGTCTCATATGTTCTCTAATAGCTCTATTTCCTCTTATCCCCCTTGTCTTCCACTAGCTTCTTCATGTCGCTAACT from Candidatus Tiamatella incendiivivens includes:
- a CDS encoding polyprenyl synthetase family protein; protein product: MELTALDNQQVKDIKKIIVDEWLQAKDMIDDKLKEFSIDKHGQVLEIQRYITEGGKRFRGFLTILTTKALGGDPLEALDAAVAVELVQAASLALDDIVDVDEFRRNKKASWIAHGVSKTVLVSVLIISVAQRIVEKYGFKAIMHVIRAWEQTTRGEVADSFLYPILKPEDYENVAIYKTGALFRLAVILGAISSGEDEYIDILNKYGDSLGLAYQIADDMVDLANVLPDSTKWGDLQSGVRLFVKYLDPNRNWKESEVPDYRYYIERGIEKLKVVIEEAGKLLWSLPDNKYTRALALIPYFMSEKMLEEANLSLGYGF
- a CDS encoding HD domain-containing protein, giving the protein MKQGGLIGAYKYRAVILDPVHGFVPINEAEYTLLQTPFMRRLHNITQLGLTFLVYPGARHTRFEHSIGVMHLMSRFAEKIVSIIQEDEDLCSTITKTCSKRELRNFVQLSRLTGLLHDIGHLPFSHQMEIALANVEVSGALSFQWFKEFDGKVHEYYTMKFIRFISENLVKRRVKLQQLLQAVEDALFKDTKNHKPRKEVLDRLGLKEGSYYVVNQLISGTIDADRLDYVLRDSLHTGVVYGRVDIDRLIYALTVDMAENKPHVMYDIRGLSALEDMFDSRIKMYKWLYLHHKNTSFYIALTKILEGIINNWHEIRQQIYPQIDDLDFYEFMNPSNVADLIGKSLISLDEHEFMQATKVLRVLGDSQERRWASSIMERRDLLPISIIKRFGDITLYTSRRPQEVIRQLSMSLEDDDKVSQLENKFLREYSNHYLHRLEENCGNKKSKARFIVSSMSIEKRALKRDLKVKGARILELSGVSSHVRGIHYSASEPIVYVHAYSDDECEHLFIRNNVETIKEIVFQTIENVVLS